The genome window ATCTATCGTGATAGTGTAAATTCCAGGAGTTCCAACGAATTTAAAGTTGCTGTCATTGTCTAAAGAGTTTTCTAAACTTGCATCGATAGTATAACCTTCACCTTTATAATAGGAATACCCCAAAGCTGATGACCAGTTTCCTGATTCTTGGAAAAATCTAAAGTTTCCATTCGTTAATTTTGCTTTTATCTGTACAACATTGTTAGTACATTTCATTTCTCCGGCCGGTTTAAAATTCCAGCCAATATCTGTCAAAGCTTCTCCAACTGCATAAAGTGAAGGGCAGCTGTTTCCTGCAGCCACAGTTTCAATCCATTTAATAGTAATAACTTTTATTTCGGATAATGTTTCATTAGCTCCAGCTGTACCTGCTGTTGCTCTTAATCTGAAGTATACCTGTCCGGTATTGTTTGGAGTACCATCTGCATTAGTTGTTGCCGGATTATCATCAAGTCCTAAATCTTTGGCAAAATCCAATAATTTAGCAACAGTAACTGCTAAATTCTTTTCGCTGGTAGTACCCACAACTTTAAAGCCTGTAAAATCAGCTTTAGTAGCACCCTGCAGTTCATATGTAATATTCGTAGGTACACCAAAGTCTGCAGATTCCCACATAAATCGATCGGCTACGTTGTCTTTTGTAGCCTGTGATATTAAATAATTGGCTGCAAAAGTATTGGTAAATGCTATACCATCAGCATCTGGTTTTGCAGTAAAAATGGGTGAATTATCATCAGAACAAGCATTTAAACTTATAAGTGCTATAAACAGTAAGATTAGTTTTTTCATTGTATCTATATTTTTGATTTTTTATATCTTTTTTAGTAACCTGTGTTTTGTATAAGATTTGGATTTGCCGCTATACTCGCTTTAGGAATTGGAAATACATTGTAGATATTACTGATGGCAATACCGCTCATCACGTTTCCTTTCCAAGACCAGTTGTAGCTTCCTCCGGTGAATTTTCCAAAACGGATTAAATCTTGTCTTCTGTGGGCTTCACAATATAGTTCTACCATTCTCTCATTTAGAATCAAGTCCAAATTAAGATCGCTGGTCAATATTTTTTT of Flavobacterium marginilacus contains these proteins:
- a CDS encoding SusE domain-containing protein — protein: MKKLILLFIALISLNACSDDNSPIFTAKPDADGIAFTNTFAANYLISQATKDNVADRFMWESADFGVPTNITYELQGATKADFTGFKVVGTTSEKNLAVTVAKLLDFAKDLGLDDNPATTNADGTPNNTGQVYFRLRATAGTAGANETLSEIKVITIKWIETVAAGNSCPSLYAVGEALTDIGWNFKPAGEMKCTNNVVQIKAKLTNGNFRFFQESGNWSSALGYSYYKGEGYTIDASLENSLDNDSNFKFVGTPGIYTITIDNTKKTIVLTASSSLWAVGGAVPGGWNFDAAKTIQFTEATPDIWSASITLSNDVFRFFHVFGTWDTKNNFASYSDAGYKINANLVSDGSGDANFKFVGTPGTYKLTINAAAKTITLE